In Streptomyces canus, one DNA window encodes the following:
- a CDS encoding ferredoxin — protein sequence MKASVDSAKCSGHARCNAVAPQVFTVDDDGYSNIGSDKAVPPELEAAARAGATNCPERAITLSS from the coding sequence ATGAAAGCATCCGTCGACTCGGCCAAGTGCAGCGGTCACGCGCGCTGCAACGCGGTCGCCCCGCAGGTCTTCACCGTGGACGACGACGGCTACAGCAACATCGGCTCCGACAAGGCGGTGCCCCCGGAGCTGGAGGCTGCGGCGCGCGCCGGGGCCACCAACTGCCCGGAGCGCGCCATCACGCTCAGCTCCTGA
- a CDS encoding amidohydrolase family protein has product MLPPDAQIVSVDDHVIEHPNVWTDRLPKKYREAGPRIEHRPDGSDVWIYEGELAGTLALNAVAGRDPKDFGLDPRSFDDMLPGCHDIHDRIRDMDVEGVWAQMCFPNMGGFAGSGFAKSKDLDLAAACVRAYNDFILDEWCAAYPDRQIPLVMVPYWNVEQSVAEIERTAAKGAKSVTFPELPDRRDLPSWHSDHWDPVLAAAAAHDLPLSLHFGSGGNPQASPEAMTTNFTVAISLFGLNSMSATAELLLSPVFHKHPNLKVALSEGGIGWMPYMLERIDVVWERHRWYNDVNRDVRPSELFKDHVYGCFISDRAGVFTRHLIGVENIMFESDYPHSDSNWPQTRKLLENVMLDVPDDEVRLMVELNARRLYNFPRSDA; this is encoded by the coding sequence ATGCTGCCACCTGATGCCCAGATCGTCTCCGTGGACGACCACGTCATCGAGCACCCGAACGTCTGGACCGACCGTCTGCCCAAGAAATACCGGGAGGCCGGCCCCCGGATCGAGCACCGGCCGGACGGCAGCGACGTATGGATCTACGAGGGCGAGCTCGCCGGCACCCTGGCCCTCAACGCGGTCGCCGGCAGGGATCCCAAGGACTTCGGGCTCGATCCGCGCAGCTTCGACGACATGCTTCCGGGCTGCCACGACATCCACGACCGTATCCGGGACATGGACGTTGAGGGCGTCTGGGCCCAGATGTGCTTCCCGAACATGGGCGGCTTCGCCGGCAGCGGATTTGCGAAGTCGAAGGATCTCGACCTTGCGGCCGCGTGCGTCCGGGCCTACAACGACTTCATCCTGGACGAGTGGTGTGCGGCCTATCCCGATCGTCAGATTCCGCTGGTGATGGTGCCGTACTGGAACGTCGAGCAGAGCGTGGCCGAGATCGAGCGGACCGCGGCCAAGGGTGCCAAGAGCGTGACCTTCCCGGAACTGCCCGACCGGCGGGATCTGCCGTCATGGCACAGCGACCACTGGGACCCGGTGCTCGCGGCCGCCGCCGCCCACGACCTGCCGCTCTCGCTGCACTTCGGGTCGGGCGGTAACCCGCAGGCCTCACCGGAGGCGATGACCACGAACTTCACCGTGGCCATCTCGCTGTTCGGCCTCAACTCGATGTCCGCGACCGCGGAACTGCTGCTCTCGCCCGTCTTCCACAAGCACCCGAACCTCAAGGTCGCGCTGTCCGAGGGCGGGATCGGCTGGATGCCGTACATGCTTGAGCGCATCGACGTGGTGTGGGAGCGGCACCGCTGGTACAACGACGTCAACAGGGACGTCCGTCCCTCGGAACTGTTCAAGGACCACGTCTACGGGTGCTTCATCTCCGACCGGGCCGGTGTGTTCACGCGCCATCTGATCGGCGTGGAGAACATCATGTTCGAGAGCGACTACCCGCACTCCGACAGCAACTGGCCCCAGACCCGCAAGTTGCTCGAGAACGTCATGCTCGACGTTCCGGACGACGAGGTCCGCCTGATGGTGGAACTCAACGCCCGCCGTCTGTACAACTTCCCGCGCTCCGACGCCTGA
- a CDS encoding carboxyl transferase domain-containing protein, with amino-acid sequence MTVERNHVGLSMPSLTHEWDADLASANPLRFPGYDAPAPQDESVRTGVAEHPRGPLVVIECRFDRHGGTMGVAAGERIVRAFDRAREERLPVAAFVASGGARLQEGLVSLTQMARTAGAVGRLRRAGLPFAAVLRPHTTGGVYASWASLADVLAAEPGATIGFAGPRVVAQVTGSFPPADSHTAQAAHTQGRVDALVGPEAHWVWLGDALYGPGPALRLPPGRPLPAPRKPVPRDPWAAVLHARDPRRPSGLEWSALLTEGWVELRGGDPAVRAGLAVMAGERLVVVAMDRHSRPDAAARVLPAGFRLAQRAFDLAERLRLPVLTLIDTPGAEPGPAAEADGVAGEIARTLLAMSGLTVPTVAVCVGEGGSGGAMAFAYTDRLFLLEGSVFSVIGPEPGAAVLFRDASRAAELARSFRLTAVELARLGVVDDVLPDGDVGAVRSAVLVALREAHPGERDARMDRLARSHLRRPSMMCRPE; translated from the coding sequence ATGACCGTCGAGCGCAATCACGTGGGCCTGTCCATGCCTTCGCTGACGCACGAGTGGGATGCCGATCTCGCCTCGGCGAACCCGCTCCGTTTTCCCGGCTACGACGCTCCGGCCCCGCAGGACGAGTCCGTCCGTACGGGTGTCGCCGAGCATCCCCGTGGTCCCCTCGTGGTGATCGAGTGCCGGTTCGACCGGCACGGCGGCACGATGGGTGTGGCCGCCGGTGAACGCATCGTGCGCGCTTTCGACCGAGCCCGAGAGGAGCGGCTGCCGGTCGCCGCGTTCGTGGCCAGCGGCGGTGCGCGGCTGCAGGAGGGCCTGGTCTCGCTGACCCAGATGGCGCGCACGGCCGGCGCTGTCGGGCGCCTTCGCCGCGCCGGCCTGCCGTTCGCCGCGGTGCTGCGGCCGCACACGACCGGCGGCGTCTACGCGTCCTGGGCCTCCCTCGCCGACGTCCTCGCCGCCGAGCCCGGGGCCACGATCGGATTCGCCGGTCCCCGGGTGGTCGCGCAGGTGACCGGCTCCTTCCCGCCCGCCGACTCGCACACCGCGCAGGCCGCCCATACGCAGGGGCGGGTCGACGCACTCGTCGGACCCGAGGCCCACTGGGTGTGGCTGGGCGACGCGCTGTACGGTCCCGGGCCGGCGCTGCGACTCCCGCCCGGGCGTCCGCTGCCGGCTCCCCGCAAGCCGGTGCCCCGCGACCCCTGGGCCGCCGTCCTGCACGCGCGGGATCCCCGCCGCCCCTCGGGGCTGGAGTGGAGTGCCCTGCTGACCGAGGGCTGGGTGGAGCTGCGGGGAGGCGACCCGGCCGTCCGGGCCGGCCTGGCCGTCATGGCGGGCGAACGCCTCGTCGTCGTGGCGATGGACCGGCACAGCCGACCTGACGCGGCCGCGCGCGTACTCCCGGCCGGATTCCGCCTGGCCCAGCGCGCGTTCGACCTCGCTGAACGGTTGCGGCTGCCGGTGCTCACCTTGATCGACACTCCCGGCGCCGAGCCCGGACCGGCGGCCGAGGCCGACGGTGTGGCCGGTGAGATCGCCCGGACGCTGCTGGCGATGTCCGGCCTGACCGTGCCCACGGTGGCCGTGTGCGTCGGGGAGGGCGGCAGCGGAGGAGCCATGGCCTTCGCGTACACCGACCGCCTGTTCCTGCTGGAGGGATCGGTGTTCTCCGTCATCGGTCCGGAGCCGGGAGCCGCGGTCCTCTTTCGCGACGCGTCCCGGGCGGCGGAGCTGGCGCGGTCGTTCCGGCTGACCGCCGTGGAGCTCGCACGGCTCGGGGTGGTCGACGACGTGCTCCCGGACGGTGACGTGGGCGCGGTCCGGTCCGCGGTCCTCGTGGCCCTGCGCGAGGCGCACCCCGGCGAGCGGGACGCACGCATGGACAGGCTCGCCCGCAGCCACCTGCGAAGGCCCTCGATGATGTGCCGCCCGGAGTGA
- the fdxA gene encoding ferredoxin, with amino-acid sequence MPYVITTRCVDLKDSACVRECPVDCIYEGARALYINPEECIDCGACAPVCPNDAVYFDQEVPEALQASIADNAAFFSLPLVDGAPLGNPGGARSIGPVDADTPLVAAQPPQVGTEA; translated from the coding sequence ATGCCGTATGTCATCACCACCAGGTGCGTCGACCTCAAGGACAGCGCGTGTGTGCGCGAGTGTCCGGTCGACTGCATCTACGAGGGTGCCCGAGCCCTGTACATCAATCCGGAGGAATGCATCGACTGCGGCGCCTGCGCACCGGTGTGCCCGAACGACGCCGTCTACTTCGATCAGGAAGTGCCGGAGGCCCTTCAGGCGTCGATCGCCGACAACGCCGCCTTCTTCTCCCTTCCGCTGGTCGACGGGGCGCCGCTCGGCAATCCCGGCGGAGCGCGATCCATCGGTCCGGTCGACGCCGACACCCCCCTCGTCGCGGCGCAGCCACCGCAGGTCGGCACCGAGGCCTGA
- a CDS encoding VOC family protein — MRKQAKKTGDFGIGMMIHAVHMTDDVTKLNQFYEDVFGGLVYMGVDEPNFLPPEDRWAGLIMISDLCIETMAPNTPVDAAKPVGKFYTKFGQHLHSVGYLVDDLVGLGNRMIEKGLYVGRPGGGKIEEMDPDTQYFYPSPRDTAGLMVELCKVHMPDDPRELGTWSSQRKFWETSHPLGIKRMLYVTLGVKDLESAVKTYVDVMQAVPIAEGVDGGGQYKFATVHLGDCLLQLAEPLGPHSPLGRHVAQWGNMIYSITFRVNDLDSAQKWLNGKGIRTSRPRPGLLAADPQDTFNAPYLFTTDVLEGDPFEE, encoded by the coding sequence GTGCGGAAGCAGGCGAAGAAGACCGGTGACTTCGGCATCGGCATGATGATCCACGCGGTCCACATGACCGATGACGTCACGAAGCTCAACCAGTTCTACGAGGACGTGTTCGGCGGCCTGGTCTACATGGGCGTCGACGAGCCCAACTTCCTCCCGCCGGAGGACAGGTGGGCCGGACTGATCATGATCAGCGACCTGTGCATCGAGACGATGGCACCCAACACGCCGGTCGATGCGGCCAAGCCGGTCGGGAAGTTCTACACCAAGTTCGGTCAGCACCTGCACTCGGTCGGCTACCTGGTGGACGACCTGGTCGGGCTGGGCAACCGGATGATCGAGAAGGGCCTTTACGTCGGCAGGCCGGGCGGCGGCAAGATCGAGGAGATGGACCCCGACACGCAGTACTTCTACCCGAGCCCACGCGACACCGCGGGCCTCATGGTCGAGCTGTGCAAGGTCCACATGCCGGACGACCCGCGCGAGCTCGGAACCTGGTCCTCACAGCGCAAGTTCTGGGAGACCAGCCACCCGCTCGGCATCAAGCGCATGCTGTACGTGACCCTCGGGGTGAAGGACCTCGAATCGGCGGTGAAGACCTACGTCGACGTCATGCAGGCCGTGCCGATCGCCGAGGGCGTCGACGGCGGCGGGCAGTACAAGTTCGCGACCGTCCACCTCGGCGACTGCCTGCTCCAGCTCGCCGAACCGCTCGGGCCTCACTCGCCGCTGGGCAGGCACGTCGCGCAGTGGGGCAACATGATCTACTCGATCACCTTCCGGGTCAACGACCTGGACTCGGCTCAGAAGTGGCTGAACGGCAAGGGCATCAGGACCTCCCGCCCGCGCCCCGGCCTGCTCGCCGCCGACCCGCAGGACACCTTCAACGCGCCGTACTTGTTCACCACGGACGTACTGGAGGGCGATCCGTTCGAGGAGTGA
- a CDS encoding FAD-dependent oxidoreductase, whose product MAQTPPPRIAVIGAGPSGFYATDHLVRAGMAVDLFDCLPTPYGLVRAGVAPDHPKIKSVARVFERTAAHPAVRFFGGVEFGEAITRAEVLERFTAVVYAMGTELDARLGIPGEDLSGSHPATHFVCWYNGHPAHAHRRFDLGGAHAVVVGNGNVALDVARMLVLPEETLRTTDASDRAIDTLAASSLRRVSVLGRRGPVQSAFSTPELLELGRLDGVDVVVDPAELRLDPHSARELAAHGADSPAARRLALLTEFSRRPASPGSRRIELRFLRSPVELLGDPAGERVSAVRTAHNVLEADPDGRVVARPTHRHEVLPCDLVIRAVGYRARPVEGLPLDPRTGVLRNVAGRLVGPDSVALTGEYVVGWAKRGPSGVIGTNKSDAENTVTALLDDLRRGRLDGRPSAAPDEVRAWIRRGVPASVDWDAWLSIDRHERARGEPLGRPRVKLTSLTQMHDVVDRARADAVSDAARLAPRT is encoded by the coding sequence GTGGCCCAGACTCCCCCGCCCCGAATCGCCGTCATAGGCGCCGGCCCGTCAGGGTTCTACGCGACCGATCACCTCGTGCGCGCGGGCATGGCCGTCGATCTCTTCGACTGCCTGCCGACCCCCTACGGGCTGGTGCGAGCCGGCGTCGCACCCGACCATCCCAAGATCAAGTCTGTGGCCCGCGTCTTCGAGCGCACGGCCGCGCATCCCGCTGTCCGCTTCTTCGGCGGCGTCGAGTTCGGCGAGGCGATCACCCGCGCCGAGGTGCTCGAACGGTTCACGGCGGTCGTGTACGCGATGGGCACCGAACTCGACGCACGGCTGGGCATCCCCGGCGAGGACCTGTCCGGATCGCATCCGGCCACGCACTTCGTCTGCTGGTACAACGGCCACCCGGCCCACGCGCACCGGAGGTTCGACCTGGGCGGCGCCCATGCCGTGGTCGTGGGAAACGGGAATGTCGCGCTCGACGTGGCACGTATGCTCGTACTGCCCGAGGAGACCCTTCGCACAACCGACGCCTCTGACAGGGCGATCGACACGCTCGCCGCCTCATCCCTGCGCCGGGTGAGCGTGCTCGGCCGGCGCGGCCCGGTCCAGTCCGCCTTCAGCACACCGGAGCTGCTGGAGCTGGGCCGACTCGACGGCGTGGATGTCGTCGTCGATCCGGCCGAGCTCCGGCTCGACCCGCACAGTGCCCGGGAGCTGGCCGCTCACGGGGCCGACTCACCGGCGGCACGGCGGCTGGCGCTGCTCACCGAGTTCTCCCGGCGCCCGGCCTCGCCGGGCAGCCGGCGCATCGAACTCCGCTTCCTGCGCTCGCCCGTCGAACTCCTGGGTGACCCCGCCGGCGAGCGCGTGAGCGCGGTCCGCACCGCGCACAACGTGCTGGAGGCCGATCCGGACGGGCGCGTCGTCGCGCGGCCGACCCACCGGCACGAAGTGCTGCCGTGCGACCTCGTCATACGCGCGGTCGGTTATCGCGCGCGCCCGGTCGAGGGCCTTCCGCTGGATCCGCGCACCGGCGTCCTGCGCAACGTCGCCGGCCGGCTGGTGGGCCCCGACAGCGTGGCCCTGACCGGTGAGTACGTCGTCGGCTGGGCCAAGCGCGGGCCTTCGGGGGTGATCGGCACGAACAAGTCGGACGCCGAGAACACCGTCACGGCCCTTCTCGACGACCTGCGCCGGGGACGGCTGGACGGGCGTCCGAGTGCCGCGCCGGACGAGGTGCGGGCATGGATCCGCCGTGGTGTTCCGGCCTCCGTCGACTGGGACGCGTGGCTGTCGATCGACCGTCACGAGCGGGCGAGGGGCGAACCGCTCGGGCGACCTCGGGTCAAGCTCACCTCGCTCACTCAGATGCACGACGTCGTCGACCGGGCGCGCGCCGACGCGGTTTCGGATGCGGCGCGGCTCGCGCCACGAACGTGA
- a CDS encoding TetR/AcrR family transcriptional regulator, giving the protein MVPNEKRQTTRHRRKRGSISADEIVEGAFAVARRRSLDQLSMPSLAEHLGIGVTSLYWYFRKKSDLLGAMTDVAVDRFLTRMPAVRTEDSWQRAMLEHFTAQRTVHREDEVLSDLLLTRTSSYGAEATRRTMELIESMVGKLVDAGFDHDNAMLAYNAFSVYTRGHIIHDRILRRSNTPTLDQRQQRMTDWSSMPVLASLLDRHPLAGTTDEDFAFSAARLLCGFEVLLAEQGEPA; this is encoded by the coding sequence ATGGTGCCGAACGAAAAGCGGCAGACGACCCGGCACCGTCGCAAGCGCGGGTCGATCAGTGCCGACGAAATAGTGGAGGGCGCCTTCGCGGTCGCTCGTCGGCGCTCCCTGGACCAACTGAGCATGCCGTCTCTCGCCGAGCATCTGGGCATCGGTGTGACCAGCCTCTACTGGTACTTCCGAAAGAAGTCCGACCTGCTCGGCGCGATGACGGACGTCGCGGTCGACCGGTTCCTCACCCGGATGCCCGCGGTACGTACCGAGGACAGCTGGCAGCGGGCCATGCTTGAGCATTTCACCGCGCAGCGCACCGTCCACCGGGAGGACGAGGTTCTCTCCGACCTGCTGCTGACCCGGACGTCCAGCTACGGCGCCGAGGCGACGCGGCGGACCATGGAGCTGATCGAGTCCATGGTCGGCAAGCTCGTCGACGCCGGTTTCGACCATGACAACGCCATGCTGGCGTACAACGCCTTCTCGGTGTACACGCGGGGCCACATCATCCACGACCGCATCCTGCGCCGGTCGAACACGCCCACCCTGGACCAGCGGCAACAGCGCATGACCGACTGGTCCTCCATGCCGGTCCTGGCGAGTCTGCTCGACCGGCATCCGCTCGCCGGCACCACGGACGAGGACTTCGCCTTCTCGGCCGCCCGGTTGCTGTGCGGCTTCGAGGTGCTGCTCGCCGAGCAGGGCGAGCCGGCCTGA
- a CDS encoding Zn-ribbon domain-containing OB-fold protein, with the protein MTESPPLLPAPDELTSFFWEAARRHELMIQRCSACGTYQHPPEPVCHSCLSFDLGGAEVSGRGTVYSYTMATQAFHPSFADKLPFCIAVVELDDRPGLKLLTNIVDLPADGVNVGDPVEVCFRALSDEIDLPVFRLVRA; encoded by the coding sequence ATGACCGAGTCACCGCCCCTGCTGCCCGCTCCGGACGAGCTGACCAGCTTCTTCTGGGAAGCCGCCCGCCGCCATGAGCTGATGATCCAGCGCTGCTCGGCCTGCGGCACCTACCAGCATCCGCCCGAGCCGGTGTGCCACTCCTGCCTTTCCTTCGACCTCGGCGGAGCCGAGGTGTCCGGCCGCGGGACCGTCTACAGCTACACGATGGCGACGCAGGCGTTCCACCCCTCCTTCGCCGACAAGCTCCCGTTCTGCATCGCCGTGGTCGAACTCGACGACCGACCGGGGCTGAAGCTCCTGACCAACATCGTCGATCTTCCGGCCGACGGCGTGAACGTGGGTGATCCGGTCGAGGTGTGCTTCCGCGCCCTCAGCGACGAGATCGACCTGCCCGTCTTCCGTCTGGTACGGGCCTGA
- a CDS encoding SDR family NAD(P)-dependent oxidoreductase: MDLSGSSALVTGGAGGFGEATTRRLVEAGAKVVVADLAEDKGKALAAELGDAVVFMPTDVTKDESVDQAVTAATDLGPLRTAVVVHGGPAAGRRMVGRDGTPYPADVFARTMDIFLTGTYRVMSKAAAAMTHNEPLDSGQRGVVVSTASIAGFEGLAGQSDYSAAKGGVIGLTLTAARDLAPAGVRVMCIAPGTFFTPAYGMTEEEAQAKWGPGVPNPKRMGHADEYARLAVHIAENDYLNGTVIRIDGALRFNL, from the coding sequence GTGGATCTTTCCGGATCGTCCGCACTCGTGACCGGCGGCGCCGGCGGCTTCGGCGAGGCGACCACCCGCCGCCTGGTGGAGGCCGGCGCGAAGGTGGTGGTGGCCGACCTCGCCGAGGACAAGGGCAAGGCCCTGGCCGCCGAACTCGGCGACGCCGTGGTCTTCATGCCCACCGACGTCACCAAGGACGAGTCGGTGGACCAGGCGGTGACCGCCGCGACCGATCTGGGCCCGCTGCGCACGGCCGTCGTCGTCCACGGCGGTCCGGCGGCCGGGCGCCGGATGGTCGGCCGGGACGGCACCCCGTACCCGGCCGACGTCTTCGCCCGGACGATGGACATCTTCCTCACCGGCACCTACCGCGTGATGAGCAAGGCCGCCGCGGCGATGACCCACAACGAACCGCTCGACTCCGGCCAGCGCGGCGTCGTCGTCTCGACCGCGAGCATCGCCGGCTTCGAGGGCCTGGCGGGGCAGAGCGACTACTCCGCGGCCAAGGGCGGCGTCATCGGGCTCACCCTCACCGCGGCACGGGACCTGGCCCCGGCGGGGGTGCGCGTCATGTGCATCGCCCCCGGCACCTTCTTCACGCCCGCCTACGGCATGACCGAAGAGGAGGCACAGGCCAAATGGGGGCCCGGGGTGCCCAACCCCAAGCGCATGGGACACGCCGACGAATACGCCCGGCTCGCCGTGCACATCGCCGAGAACGACTATCTCAACGGCACCGTGATCCGCATCGACGGCGCGCTGCGGTTCAACCTCTGA
- a CDS encoding thiolase family protein yields the protein MPKKQRVAIVGVGYSTVGRDTGLSLDTLTAQASIAAMEDAGVKPADIDGVVVHSFPHQYVSATHTAAMLGIPDLAFYSGSVDGAAYSMAAQHAIAAIASGSAETVLTLRTVHRAGAAGGSSLVPGMERGAPGPFQFTMPYGSFTGSHWAGLYMQRHMAMYGTKEEDFGAFAVAQREYAIANPSESFFTEPLTIDDYLSARYIAAPLRLLDCDYPVDSSSALIFTTEERARDLRQKPVFFESWAMGTTQESDFSLVEDMTQSSPFRAARRMWSRTDLKPSDVGVAGLYDGFSFIALQWLEALGFCGIGESGPFVSSGHTRADGVIPTNTDGGACNIGRRHGANYFIEVTRQLRGTAGERALPGRPTAGVVSNAVGPFSGCALITAE from the coding sequence GTGCCCAAGAAACAGCGCGTCGCGATCGTCGGCGTCGGCTACTCGACGGTGGGCCGTGACACCGGCCTGTCGCTGGACACCCTCACCGCCCAGGCGTCCATCGCCGCGATGGAGGATGCCGGTGTCAAGCCGGCCGACATCGACGGCGTCGTCGTGCACAGCTTTCCGCACCAGTACGTGTCGGCGACACACACCGCGGCGATGCTGGGCATCCCCGACCTGGCGTTCTACTCCGGGTCGGTCGACGGCGCCGCCTACTCGATGGCCGCGCAGCACGCCATCGCCGCCATCGCCTCCGGCAGCGCCGAGACGGTCCTGACCCTGCGCACCGTGCATCGCGCGGGCGCGGCGGGTGGCAGTTCGCTGGTCCCGGGCATGGAACGCGGCGCGCCCGGGCCTTTCCAGTTCACCATGCCCTACGGCTCCTTCACCGGCTCCCACTGGGCCGGGCTGTACATGCAGCGGCACATGGCGATGTACGGCACCAAGGAAGAGGACTTCGGCGCCTTCGCCGTCGCCCAGCGCGAGTACGCGATCGCCAACCCGTCCGAGTCCTTCTTCACCGAACCGCTCACCATCGACGACTACCTGAGCGCCCGCTACATCGCCGCGCCCCTGCGGTTGCTGGACTGCGACTACCCGGTCGACTCAAGCTCGGCACTCATTTTCACCACCGAGGAGCGGGCGCGCGACCTGCGCCAGAAGCCGGTGTTCTTCGAGTCCTGGGCGATGGGCACCACCCAGGAGAGCGACTTCAGCCTGGTCGAGGACATGACGCAGTCGTCCCCGTTCCGGGCCGCCCGGCGCATGTGGTCGCGCACGGACCTGAAGCCGTCGGACGTGGGCGTGGCGGGGCTGTACGACGGCTTCTCCTTCATCGCACTGCAGTGGCTGGAGGCGCTCGGCTTCTGCGGCATCGGCGAGAGCGGTCCGTTCGTGTCGTCCGGGCACACCCGGGCCGACGGGGTCATCCCGACCAACACCGACGGCGGCGCCTGCAACATCGGACGCCGGCACGGCGCGAACTACTTCATCGAGGTCACCCGTCAACTGCGCGGTACGGCGGGTGAGCGCGCGCTGCCGGGCCGGCCGACGGCCGGCGTGGTGAGCAACGCCGTCGGCCCGTTCTCCGGCTGCGCCCTCATCACCGCCGAGTGA
- a CDS encoding NAD-dependent succinate-semialdehyde dehydrogenase produces the protein MTAENSARSTSAATLYIDGTWRAAALGREFDVFNPADGSVLGAASDGSASEARSAVDSAAAAFASWSRTTAYERAAYLERAHALMLERAEDLAVLMTKEQGKPLKAARNEVRYAADFLSWYAEEAKRVYGATIPSSRAGHRFMTMRQPVGVVVAITPWNYPVSMITRKVAPAIAAGCTIVLKPAEQTPLCAVAVFQVLHDAGLPAGVVNLVTTSDPAPVGDALLDSPAVRKLTFTGSTEVGMMLGAKAAQTVKRVSLELGGHAPFLVFGDADPRRAAKGLGLVKFLNTGQACICPNRVFVQRELVDDFLDVLVQRVSAMKAGNGLDQDVSIGPLIDEAAMTKMRRQVADAVGHGAKVLTGGERLTDPRLPGGRFFAPTILTDVTPRMDIYHEETFGPIAPVIAFDDEDEAIAMANDTAYGLAAYVYTENLSRALRVTEALRFGIVGINDINPTSAAAPFGGTKHSGLGREGGPQGIDEYLDTKLVGITL, from the coding sequence ATGACTGCCGAGAACTCCGCCCGGTCGACCTCCGCGGCCACGCTGTACATCGACGGAACGTGGCGGGCAGCCGCCTTGGGCCGGGAGTTCGACGTGTTCAACCCCGCCGACGGGTCCGTGCTGGGCGCGGCCTCGGACGGATCGGCGTCCGAGGCGCGGAGCGCGGTCGACTCCGCCGCGGCGGCGTTCGCCTCGTGGTCGCGCACGACCGCCTACGAGCGGGCGGCGTACCTGGAGCGCGCGCACGCGTTGATGCTGGAGCGCGCGGAGGACCTCGCCGTCCTCATGACCAAGGAGCAGGGCAAGCCGCTGAAGGCGGCCCGCAACGAGGTGCGCTACGCCGCGGACTTCCTGAGCTGGTACGCCGAGGAGGCCAAGCGGGTCTATGGCGCGACCATCCCGAGTTCGCGGGCCGGCCACCGCTTCATGACGATGCGTCAGCCGGTCGGCGTGGTCGTCGCGATCACTCCGTGGAACTATCCGGTCTCCATGATCACACGCAAGGTGGCACCGGCGATCGCCGCGGGGTGCACGATCGTGCTCAAGCCGGCGGAGCAGACCCCGCTGTGCGCCGTCGCGGTCTTCCAGGTGCTGCACGACGCAGGCCTGCCCGCGGGTGTCGTCAACCTGGTCACCACGAGCGACCCGGCGCCGGTCGGCGACGCCCTGCTGGACAGCCCGGCCGTCCGCAAGCTGACGTTCACCGGGTCGACCGAGGTCGGCATGATGCTGGGCGCCAAGGCCGCGCAGACCGTCAAGCGGGTGTCGCTCGAACTCGGCGGTCACGCCCCGTTCCTGGTCTTCGGCGACGCCGACCCGCGGCGCGCCGCGAAGGGCCTCGGCCTGGTGAAATTCCTCAACACCGGTCAGGCGTGCATCTGCCCCAACCGGGTGTTCGTCCAGCGGGAGTTGGTCGACGACTTCCTCGACGTCCTGGTCCAGCGGGTGAGCGCGATGAAGGCCGGCAACGGCCTCGACCAGGACGTCAGCATCGGCCCGCTGATCGACGAGGCCGCCATGACGAAGATGCGGCGGCAGGTGGCAGACGCCGTCGGGCACGGAGCGAAGGTGCTGACCGGCGGCGAACGGCTCACCGACCCGCGCCTGCCGGGCGGCCGGTTCTTCGCCCCCACCATCCTGACCGACGTGACACCGCGGATGGACATCTACCACGAGGAGACCTTCGGCCCGATCGCCCCGGTCATCGCCTTCGACGACGAGGACGAGGCCATCGCCATGGCCAATGACACGGCCTACGGTCTCGCGGCGTACGTCTACACCGAGAACCTCTCCCGCGCCTTGCGGGTCACCGAGGCGCTGCGCTTCGGCATCGTGGGGATCAACGACATCAACCCGACGAGCGCCGCCGCGCCGTTCGGCGGCACGAAGCACAGCGGGCTGGGTCGCGAGGGCGGACCGCAGGGCATCGACGAGTACCTCGACACCAAGCTGGTCGGCATCACGCTGTGA